From Octadecabacter arcticus 238, a single genomic window includes:
- a CDS encoding helix-turn-helix domain-containing protein, which translates to MTTEQVLGARLRKLRKSQQLTLSDLAAVSGVALSTISKIENGALSPTLDKVLRLAEGLNITISQLINEESEGEAEPPPNSRLVPARAGEGIVIDTQNYEYRYLCSELKNKRMMPIRARIKAATMQEFGTLERHGGEEFLIVLEGTIEVHTEFYAPVILERGEGIYLDSTMGHAYLSAGDVDAEAVCICTEVMRPQDTM; encoded by the coding sequence ATGACAACTGAGCAGGTCTTGGGGGCGCGGCTGCGAAAGCTGCGAAAATCACAGCAACTGACGCTCAGCGACCTGGCGGCTGTGTCAGGTGTAGCTCTGTCCACGATTTCTAAGATAGAGAACGGAGCGCTGTCGCCGACGCTCGATAAGGTGCTGCGGCTGGCCGAGGGGCTTAACATCACTATCTCTCAATTGATCAACGAGGAGTCCGAGGGCGAGGCTGAGCCACCCCCCAACAGCCGCCTAGTGCCCGCGCGCGCAGGCGAAGGGATCGTGATCGACACGCAGAACTATGAATACCGCTATCTATGCAGCGAGTTGAAGAACAAGCGTATGATGCCGATCCGCGCCCGCATCAAGGCTGCGACCATGCAGGAGTTTGGTACACTTGAGCGCCACGGCGGCGAAGAATTCCTGATCGTCCTTGAGGGCACGATCGAGGTTCACACCGAATTCTATGCCCCCGTCATTCTTGAGCGCGGCGAGGGTATCTACCTCGATTCCACGATGGGGCATGCCTATCTCAGCGCAGGCGACGTGGACGCCGAGGCGGTTTGCATCTGCACCGAGGTGATGCGCCCACAGGATACAATGTGA
- a CDS encoding IS30 family transposase, with translation MAHTELGLRERRTIEDMLNAKMSVDKIAAEIGRHRSTVFREIKRNRFVDDELPKLNGYYGMNAQRTAVTRRARRRKLVRFVDLRKHVITQLEAGWSPKQIAGRLQYDGQSLRVSHETIYAYVYGPDGQSEELARHLPHRRKKRQPRCRRTPRGLVFPPDRSIHERPDYVKKRETFGEWEGDLMIFERAQGKTNVASLVERKTRFAVLFRNNDRSTTHLMNRLMSVMEPLPQLARKSITFDRGIEFRNWRKLKPGIGTEAWFCDPQAPWQKGSVENLNKRARRYLPRDAPVAALSNRDMKSICDRLNGTPRKCLRWRTPTEAFREELMKLR, from the coding sequence ATGGCCCACACTGAGTTAGGTTTACGTGAAAGACGCACAATCGAAGATATGCTTAATGCAAAGATGTCGGTAGACAAGATTGCTGCTGAGATCGGCAGGCATCGTTCAACCGTGTTCCGAGAGATCAAACGGAACAGGTTCGTCGATGATGAGTTGCCGAAGCTGAATGGCTACTACGGAATGAATGCGCAACGGACAGCAGTGACTCGGCGTGCGCGGCGTCGCAAGCTGGTGCGGTTTGTGGACCTGCGAAAGCACGTGATCACGCAGCTGGAGGCCGGATGGTCGCCCAAACAGATCGCCGGTCGCCTACAATATGACGGCCAATCTTTGCGCGTCAGCCATGAGACTATCTATGCCTACGTTTACGGTCCAGATGGCCAGTCCGAAGAATTGGCGCGCCATCTGCCGCACCGACGCAAGAAACGTCAACCACGGTGCCGCCGCACGCCGCGTGGCCTTGTTTTCCCGCCCGATCGGTCAATCCATGAACGACCAGACTACGTTAAAAAACGTGAGACTTTTGGCGAATGGGAAGGCGATCTGATGATCTTTGAGCGCGCACAGGGCAAGACCAACGTGGCGTCCTTGGTCGAACGCAAGACCCGCTTTGCCGTTCTGTTCCGCAACAACGACCGCAGCACAACGCATCTGATGAACCGGCTGATGAGCGTGATGGAACCCCTCCCCCAACTGGCGCGCAAATCGATCACGTTTGATCGTGGGATCGAGTTTAGGAACTGGCGTAAACTCAAGCCAGGCATTGGAACAGAGGCGTGGTTTTGTGATCCGCAGGCGCCGTGGCAGAAAGGATCAGTCGAGAATCTAAACAAGCGCGCGCGGCGATATCTGCCACGCGATGCGCCCGTGGCCGCACTCTCAAATCGAGATATGAAGTCGATTTGCGACCGCTTGAACGGCACACCCCGAAAGTGCCTCAGATGGCGCACCCCAACCGAAGCATTCAGGGAAGAACTGATGAAACTAAGATAA
- a CDS encoding Re/Si-specific NAD(P)(+) transhydrogenase subunit alpha: MKIGTPKELFDGENRVAMTPASALELQKLGHDCVIETKAGDASGFSDKSYEDAGVEVVKTAAALWKAADVIAKVRVPDADEMKRLRADQTLISFFSPVADDDKMKSAAKKGATVVAMEMIPRISRAQKMDALSSMANIAGYRAVIEAGNHFPRFFTGQITAAGKVPPAKVLVVGAGVAGLAAIGTATSLGAITYAFDVRPEVAEQVESMGAQFVFLDFDEDQKDGSETGGYAAVSSPEFAAAQLAKFREIAPDMDIVITTALIPNRAAPELWTEDMVKAMKPGSVIVDLAAEKGGNCKLTVMDEKIVTENGVTIIGYTDFPSRMAAQSSTLYATNVRHLLTDLTPDKDGKINHNMEDDVIRGATIAHASAVTFPPPPPKIQAIAAKPKAPVVELTPEQKRANEVAAFKAQTKSQVILLSVGALLLLAVGLVAPASFMQHFIVFVLAVFVGFQVIWGVAHSLHTPLMAVTNAISSIIILGALMQIGSGSFIVVVLAALAVFMTGINIFGGFLVTRRMLAMFQKS; encoded by the coding sequence ATGAAAATTGGCACGCCAAAGGAACTATTTGATGGGGAAAATCGCGTTGCGATGACGCCAGCTTCCGCGCTTGAACTGCAAAAACTCGGGCACGATTGTGTGATTGAGACCAAGGCGGGCGACGCTTCTGGTTTCTCGGACAAGTCTTATGAGGACGCTGGCGTTGAGGTTGTAAAAACCGCTGCCGCCCTGTGGAAAGCAGCCGATGTCATCGCCAAGGTGCGCGTGCCTGACGCGGACGAAATGAAACGCCTTCGCGCAGATCAGACATTGATTTCTTTCTTCAGTCCGGTCGCTGACGACGACAAGATGAAATCTGCCGCCAAAAAGGGCGCGACCGTTGTGGCGATGGAAATGATCCCGCGTATCTCGCGCGCACAGAAGATGGACGCGCTGAGTTCCATGGCCAATATCGCGGGCTACCGCGCGGTCATTGAGGCAGGCAATCATTTCCCGCGCTTCTTTACGGGGCAGATCACAGCGGCGGGTAAGGTCCCGCCGGCTAAGGTTCTGGTGGTGGGCGCTGGGGTTGCGGGCCTTGCGGCGATTGGTACTGCGACGTCGCTTGGCGCGATTACCTACGCATTTGATGTACGCCCGGAAGTGGCCGAACAGGTCGAAAGCATGGGCGCGCAGTTTGTGTTCCTCGACTTTGATGAAGACCAAAAAGACGGTTCCGAAACAGGCGGGTACGCTGCCGTGTCCAGCCCAGAATTTGCCGCCGCGCAATTGGCGAAATTCCGCGAAATTGCGCCGGACATGGACATTGTCATTACGACAGCACTGATCCCCAATCGCGCCGCACCCGAGCTTTGGACCGAAGACATGGTCAAAGCCATGAAGCCCGGATCGGTGATCGTAGATTTGGCGGCAGAAAAGGGCGGCAACTGCAAGCTGACCGTGATGGATGAAAAGATCGTCACCGAAAACGGCGTCACCATCATTGGCTATACAGATTTCCCGTCCCGCATGGCGGCGCAATCATCAACGCTTTATGCCACCAACGTCCGCCATTTGTTGACCGATCTGACACCGGACAAAGACGGTAAGATTAACCACAACATGGAAGACGACGTGATCCGCGGTGCGACCATCGCCCACGCATCAGCCGTTACGTTCCCGCCGCCGCCACCGAAAATTCAGGCGATTGCGGCCAAACCGAAAGCGCCGGTAGTTGAACTCACACCAGAGCAAAAGCGCGCAAACGAAGTTGCGGCGTTTAAGGCGCAGACCAAAAGCCAGGTGATACTGCTGTCTGTGGGGGCGCTCCTGCTTTTGGCGGTCGGCCTTGTGGCACCGGCGTCGTTCATGCAGCACTTCATCGTGTTTGTATTGGCGGTTTTCGTTGGCTTTCAGGTCATCTGGGGCGTCGCACATTCGCTGCACACGCCACTTATGGCGGTCACCAATGCAATTAGCTCGATCATCATTCTGGGCGCACTTATGCAGATTGGATCCGGGTCGTTCATCGTCGTAGTGCTGGCCGCACTTGCGGTGTTCATGACAGGTATTAATATCTTCGGGGGTTTCCTCGTGACACGGCGCATGCTCGCTATGTTCCAGAAGTCGTAA
- a CDS encoding type VI secretion protein ImpB, which translates to MQHSRGQACGIERLYLDFDSFFASVEQHFNPVLRGRPVGVVPLDALHTSCIAVSREAKARGVKSRMSITKAREVIPDMIFVVARHDVYVRLHKRILDVIETCLPVAHVRSIDEVVCNLVPVEGAAGEALAQRIKQALASTFSDGLTCSIGMAPTELLAKIAAEMHKPNGFRLIRAEDLPSALADIELSDLPGISKGMQSRLAAAGVRDFSGLWALAPKQARAIWGSVEGERFWNGLHGYHTERPPTKKSMFGHSRVLPRDWRNPEKVRICARLLTESAARRVRRADMRATKLTLSFRGRGLQSASGSQSEDQSWSWETNFLPVRDDHAFMQALNEGLIQAEYRLKFAPRSVSVIIHGLIEEDQVMTDLFAAAAGPSGEASEGASRAKWEAVSDLMDGLRARLGPQALSLGLPGEVPGGYLGGKIAFGRIPDEADFSGPPVADGDTHFVTV; encoded by the coding sequence ATGCAGCATTCGCGCGGACAGGCCTGCGGCATCGAGCGACTTTATCTAGATTTCGACAGCTTCTTTGCCTCGGTTGAACAGCATTTCAATCCGGTCTTGCGCGGCCGGCCAGTCGGCGTGGTGCCGCTGGATGCGCTGCACACTAGTTGCATCGCGGTCAGCCGCGAGGCCAAAGCGCGCGGTGTCAAATCCCGCATGTCTATCACCAAAGCACGCGAGGTCATCCCCGACATGATTTTCGTTGTAGCCCGCCACGATGTCTATGTCCGCCTACACAAACGCATCCTTGATGTGATAGAAACCTGTTTGCCCGTGGCCCATGTCCGCTCGATCGACGAGGTCGTCTGCAACCTTGTGCCGGTCGAGGGCGCGGCGGGAGAAGCACTGGCGCAGAGAATCAAGCAGGCGCTCGCCAGCACATTCAGCGACGGCCTCACTTGTTCGATCGGCATGGCACCAACAGAATTACTGGCGAAGATCGCAGCCGAAATGCACAAACCCAACGGCTTTCGTCTAATCCGAGCTGAAGACCTGCCGAGTGCCCTCGCTGATATCGAACTTAGCGATCTGCCGGGCATCTCCAAAGGGATGCAGTCGCGCCTTGCCGCCGCCGGTGTGCGCGACTTTTCAGGTCTTTGGGCGCTGGCACCTAAGCAGGCGCGCGCCATCTGGGGCAGTGTCGAGGGTGAACGTTTCTGGAACGGTTTGCATGGCTATCATACGGAGCGGCCCCCAACGAAAAAGAGCATGTTCGGACATAGCCGGGTTTTGCCTCGTGATTGGCGAAATCCTGAAAAGGTGCGGATCTGCGCACGCCTTCTGACCGAAAGTGCCGCCCGTCGTGTGCGGCGCGCTGACATGCGCGCGACGAAGCTGACGCTGAGTTTTCGCGGGAGAGGTTTACAGTCGGCTTCCGGGTCTCAGAGCGAAGACCAGAGCTGGAGCTGGGAGACCAATTTCCTTCCTGTACGTGATGATCACGCCTTCATGCAGGCTCTCAATGAGGGTTTGATACAGGCAGAGTACCGGCTGAAATTCGCACCACGCTCAGTCAGTGTGATAATCCACGGGCTGATCGAAGAAGATCAAGTTATGACCGATCTCTTTGCCGCAGCGGCCGGGCCGTCAGGCGAGGCATCAGAAGGGGCATCACGCGCGAAATGGGAAGCTGTCAGCGATCTGATGGACGGCCTGCGCGCCCGGTTGGGACCACAGGCCTTGTCTCTTGGCCTCCCCGGAGAAGTGCCTGGCGGATATCTTGGTGGCAAAATTGCTTTCGGCCGCATTCCGGACGAGGCGGATTTCAGCGGCCCGCCGGTGGCTGATGGCGATACACATTTCGTGACGGTTTGA
- a CDS encoding NAD(P)/FAD-dependent oxidoreductase encodes MNGPDTKVDVVVIGAGMAGASVAAELATGVHVVLIEMEAQPGYHTTGRSAAVFAPNYGPGGVRALTRASRKFFDSPPEGFADAPLLSPRQILMIARADQSATLERLIATASVDSDVEQLDAADLRCCQPLLRDGYAEAGMLDAGGQDIDVAGLHQGYLRQFKARGGTLINGAAVADLSRDGDGWIVVTRKGRIAADIVVNAAGAWADQLGQLAGAESIGLVPKRRTAMMIAEPAGFTRRDAPITIDVDEQFYLKPDAGRLLISPADETPTEPQDAQPEELDVALCADRIMTAFTLDIRRIETKWAGLRSFVADKEPVIGWSCAASGFFWMAGQGGYGIQSAPAAAKLAAALVLGQPVPSHILAEGFDAALVSPCRMRQAA; translated from the coding sequence ATGAATGGACCAGACACCAAAGTGGATGTCGTCGTGATCGGTGCAGGCATGGCCGGGGCGTCAGTTGCGGCAGAACTGGCTACTGGTGTTCATGTCGTGTTGATCGAGATGGAGGCTCAGCCGGGCTATCATACCACTGGCCGCTCGGCTGCCGTCTTTGCCCCCAACTACGGCCCCGGCGGAGTGCGCGCGCTGACCCGCGCCTCGCGCAAATTTTTTGACTCGCCGCCCGAAGGCTTTGCCGATGCGCCGCTGCTGTCGCCGCGGCAGATCCTGATGATCGCCCGCGCGGATCAATCCGCAACGCTTGAGAGGCTGATCGCGACCGCATCTGTTGACTCCGACGTCGAGCAGCTGGATGCGGCAGACCTTCGCTGCTGTCAGCCCCTGTTGCGCGACGGCTACGCCGAAGCGGGCATGCTGGACGCCGGTGGGCAGGATATCGACGTGGCGGGCCTGCACCAGGGGTATCTGCGACAGTTCAAGGCGCGCGGCGGCACGTTGATCAACGGCGCTGCGGTTGCCGACCTGTCGCGTGACGGTGACGGATGGATCGTGGTCACGCGCAAAGGCCGGATCGCCGCCGACATCGTGGTCAACGCCGCGGGGGCCTGGGCTGATCAGCTTGGACAGCTTGCCGGTGCAGAGTCCATCGGCCTGGTTCCCAAACGGCGCACGGCCATGATGATCGCAGAGCCTGCAGGCTTTACCCGGCGCGATGCCCCGATCACCATCGACGTAGACGAGCAATTCTATCTCAAGCCCGATGCCGGGCGGCTGCTGATCTCGCCCGCGGACGAAACACCGACCGAACCGCAGGACGCCCAACCCGAAGAGCTGGACGTGGCGCTGTGCGCGGACCGGATCATGACCGCCTTCACGCTCGACATTCGCCGGATCGAAACCAAGTGGGCCGGGCTGCGCAGCTTTGTCGCGGACAAGGAGCCGGTGATCGGCTGGTCCTGCGCGGCATCCGGTTTCTTTTGGATGGCAGGGCAAGGCGGCTATGGAATCCAGTCCGCCCCGGCGGCGGCGAAACTGGCGGCGGCACTGGTGCTGGGACAGCCCGTGCCGTCACACATTCTGGCCGAAGGCTTTGACGCCGCCCTTGTCTCTCCTTGCAGGATGAGGCAGGCCGCATGA
- a CDS encoding TRAP transporter substrate-binding protein, producing the protein MDKTEKEKIMKLTRFLAASTMAIALALPAGAEVKIALDSPPDLEKSGTYVWAHTFGEYLNANGMEAREYERNSLGEEAERLDQVSQGLLEVSMSDAKSAGTLDGTIFGAMMPYFFEDMEQLDRALDEGGMLDRINEGTTPKGVRVLDIVYTGTPSGIFTTEVPIRTFEDIQGVRMRALDEVQITTFENWGSKGTIVSWSEVPNALQTGVAGGYINPAFVPLTYGHTAFIKYFTNAKMSASVRVAIASEDWYQGLSDEERQIVADAVAEAHDANRDLVSDDTAVLKELEEADIEVIELSPEERAKFREASQPIYQETDMPEGALDAWNAAVGR; encoded by the coding sequence TTGGACAAAACAGAGAAGGAAAAGATCATGAAACTAACAAGATTTCTTGCAGCCTCGACGATGGCCATCGCGCTGGCACTGCCCGCAGGGGCCGAGGTCAAAATCGCACTTGATAGCCCACCCGATCTGGAAAAATCGGGCACCTATGTCTGGGCGCATACTTTTGGCGAGTATCTGAATGCCAACGGCATGGAAGCGCGTGAATACGAGCGCAACTCGCTGGGCGAAGAAGCGGAACGGCTGGACCAGGTCAGCCAGGGCCTGCTGGAGGTGTCGATGTCCGACGCCAAATCCGCCGGGACGCTGGATGGCACAATCTTCGGCGCGATGATGCCTTATTTCTTCGAAGACATGGAGCAGCTTGACCGCGCGCTTGACGAGGGGGGCATGCTGGACCGCATAAACGAGGGTACGACTCCCAAGGGCGTGCGCGTACTGGATATCGTCTATACCGGAACGCCCTCCGGGATCTTCACCACTGAAGTGCCGATCCGCACCTTCGAGGACATTCAAGGCGTGCGCATGCGCGCACTGGACGAGGTGCAGATCACCACGTTCGAGAACTGGGGCTCGAAGGGCACGATCGTGTCGTGGTCCGAGGTGCCCAATGCGCTGCAGACCGGCGTGGCAGGCGGATACATCAACCCCGCCTTCGTGCCACTGACTTATGGGCACACCGCATTCATCAAGTATTTCACCAACGCCAAGATGAGCGCGTCGGTCCGCGTCGCCATCGCGTCCGAGGACTGGTACCAAGGCCTGTCCGACGAGGAACGCCAGATCGTTGCGGATGCGGTGGCCGAGGCGCATGACGCCAACCGCGACCTGGTGTCTGACGATACCGCCGTCTTGAAAGAGCTGGAAGAGGCAGACATCGAGGTGATCGAGCTGAGCCCGGAAGAGCGCGCCAAGTTTCGCGAGGCAAGCCAGCCGATCTATCAGGAGACGGACATGCCCGAGGGCGCGCTTGACGCCTGGAACGCAGCCGTAGGGCGCTGA
- a CDS encoding NAD(P)(+) transhydrogenase (Re/Si-specific) subunit beta, which yields MEFGFTTAAYVVSAVLFILSLGGLSGQESAKRAVWYGIVGMALAVAATLVGPGAGYWLLSVLMIIGGGAIGYQLATKVRMTQMPELVAAMHSLVGLAAVFVGLIAHIELTRVMGMDAPKRDGLSGFAGLLAHKSGVEISILRVELFLGVFIGAITFTGSVVAYGKLAGKVDSVAQKLPGGHLLNIAAAAIAVVTLITYINTGGFLPLLLMLLAALFIGYHLIMGIGGADMPVVVSMLNSYSGWAAAAIGFSLGNDLLIVVGALVGSSGAILSYIMCKAMNRSFVSVILGGFGGPQGEQMAVEGEQVAIEADGVASALEEADSVIIIPGYGMAVAQAQQNVAELTRRLRAKGKTVRFAIHPVAGRLPGHMNVLLAEAKVPYDIVMEMDEVNDDFPTTDVAIVIGSNDIVNPAAQDDPNSPIAGMPVLECWKAKQVFVSKRGQGTGYSGIENPLFFKENTRMFYGDAKASLDALLTKIS from the coding sequence ATGGAATTTGGTTTTACAACAGCGGCTTACGTCGTTTCAGCGGTTCTTTTCATTCTGTCACTGGGCGGGCTTTCGGGGCAAGAGAGCGCCAAACGTGCGGTCTGGTATGGCATCGTCGGCATGGCGCTGGCGGTGGCTGCGACACTTGTTGGGCCTGGTGCAGGCTATTGGCTGTTGTCGGTGCTGATGATTATCGGCGGCGGCGCGATTGGCTATCAATTGGCGACCAAGGTGCGGATGACGCAGATGCCCGAACTGGTCGCCGCGATGCATTCGCTGGTCGGTCTTGCGGCGGTCTTTGTCGGACTTATCGCGCACATCGAACTCACGCGCGTGATGGGTATGGACGCTCCAAAGCGCGACGGATTGAGCGGATTTGCAGGATTGCTGGCGCATAAATCTGGCGTTGAAATCAGCATTCTGCGTGTTGAATTGTTCCTTGGTGTCTTCATCGGCGCGATCACCTTCACCGGCTCCGTTGTTGCCTATGGCAAATTGGCTGGCAAAGTGGACAGTGTGGCGCAAAAGCTGCCCGGCGGGCATCTGCTGAACATCGCGGCGGCGGCCATCGCTGTTGTGACGCTCATCACCTATATCAACACGGGCGGGTTCCTCCCACTGTTACTGATGCTGCTGGCGGCGCTGTTTATTGGCTACCATTTGATCATGGGGATCGGCGGCGCGGACATGCCTGTCGTTGTGTCCATGCTCAACAGTTATTCCGGTTGGGCGGCGGCTGCGATTGGTTTCAGCCTTGGTAATGATCTGTTGATTGTGGTCGGCGCGTTGGTCGGATCAAGCGGTGCGATCCTGTCCTACATCATGTGTAAGGCGATGAATCGCAGCTTTGTGTCCGTGATCTTGGGTGGCTTTGGCGGTCCGCAGGGCGAACAAATGGCGGTGGAAGGCGAACAGGTCGCCATTGAAGCCGACGGTGTGGCAAGCGCGCTGGAAGAAGCCGACAGCGTCATCATCATCCCAGGTTACGGCATGGCGGTGGCACAGGCGCAGCAGAACGTCGCAGAACTGACACGTCGTCTGCGCGCCAAGGGTAAGACCGTGCGCTTTGCCATTCACCCCGTCGCGGGGCGTTTGCCGGGTCATATGAACGTGCTTCTGGCCGAAGCCAAAGTGCCCTATGATATCGTCATGGAAATGGACGAGGTAAACGACGATTTCCCCACGACAGACGTGGCGATTGTGATCGGTTCCAATGACATCGTGAATCCTGCAGCACAGGACGATCCGAACTCCCCCATCGCGGGGATGCCGGTTCTGGAATGTTGGAAGGCCAAGCAGGTGTTCGTGTCCAAGCGTGGCCAAGGCACGGGGTATTCCGGCATCGAAAACCCGCTGTTCTTCAAGGAAAACACCCGTATGTTTTACGGGGATGCAAAGGCATCGCTTGATGCATTGTTGACCAAGATTAGCTAA
- the tnpA gene encoding IS200/IS605 family transposase yields the protein MIYSTGSHTKFYHRFHVVWTTKYRYKVMRGEMRERIREIIIQTCQELGVHIEKGVLSTDHVHMFISVPPQIALSKVMMRIKGRSSYKIQREFPELRKRYWGQRFWARGFFSTTSGNVTDAVILQYLELHSKREPTGVSR from the coding sequence ATGATCTATTCCACAGGAAGCCATACCAAATTTTATCACCGGTTTCACGTCGTCTGGACAACAAAATACCGATACAAAGTTATGCGCGGTGAGATGCGTGAGCGTATCCGTGAAATCATTATCCAAACATGCCAAGAACTTGGCGTGCATATTGAGAAGGGCGTATTGTCGACCGATCACGTCCACATGTTCATATCGGTCCCGCCTCAGATAGCATTGTCAAAGGTGATGATGCGGATCAAGGGACGCTCGTCTTATAAGATACAGCGCGAGTTTCCCGAACTGCGCAAACGGTACTGGGGCCAGCGGTTTTGGGCTCGCGGATTTTTCTCAACAACTAGCGGCAATGTCACTGACGCTGTCATACTTCAGTATCTTGAATTACATTCAAAAAGGGAACCTACCGGCGTCAGCCGGTAG
- a CDS encoding TRAP transporter large permease has translation MIWAVPVAVVALLASGLALAYVIGGAAVLTFILSDNTRYLAVLPQKVFSQISVFSLLAMPLFILAGELMNRGGVTKALIDLSMALIGRLRGGLGHVNIMTSVFFAGISGSAIADAAALSNTLVPAMRERGYSAEYAGAITAASSIIGPIVPPSIILIFYGAIMQTSVAALFVAGIMPGLLLAAMLFVINGWYAWREDHPRIEKGESPPLFPAILAALPALCLPFIIVGGIVLGWMTPTEAAAVAVLAAVVAALFYSPLTRSDLWESFSRTAILTGSIFMILCAVAAFGHLAALERIPQAIAGLVEQMGLGPVGFLLVMNLIFILAGMVMDVPVALALLVPLLAPVALANGADPVHLGIVICFNLSIGLVSPPLGSCLLIVSTVTGVDYWKLARKVLPFLAAELVVLGILVFTPEISLWLPRTLGLWK, from the coding sequence ATGATCTGGGCCGTTCCTGTCGCCGTTGTCGCGCTGCTGGCCTCGGGTCTGGCGCTGGCCTATGTCATCGGTGGCGCGGCTGTGCTGACCTTCATTCTGTCGGACAACACTCGCTACCTTGCCGTGCTGCCGCAAAAGGTCTTCTCGCAGATCAGCGTGTTTTCCCTACTGGCGATGCCCCTGTTCATCCTTGCGGGAGAGTTGATGAACCGGGGCGGCGTGACTAAGGCGCTGATCGACCTGTCGATGGCGTTGATCGGACGCCTTCGGGGGGGGCTGGGGCATGTCAACATCATGACCTCGGTGTTTTTCGCGGGGATATCCGGGTCGGCCATCGCCGATGCGGCGGCATTGTCGAACACGCTGGTACCCGCGATGCGCGAACGCGGGTATTCGGCCGAGTACGCGGGAGCGATCACCGCTGCGTCGTCGATCATCGGGCCAATCGTGCCGCCGTCGATCATCCTGATCTTCTACGGCGCGATCATGCAAACCTCGGTAGCGGCGCTTTTCGTGGCCGGGATCATGCCAGGGTTGCTGCTGGCTGCGATGCTGTTCGTCATCAACGGCTGGTACGCGTGGCGCGAGGATCACCCACGGATCGAGAAGGGCGAAAGCCCACCACTATTCCCAGCAATACTTGCCGCTCTGCCGGCGCTCTGCCTGCCCTTCATCATCGTGGGCGGCATCGTTCTGGGCTGGATGACCCCGACCGAGGCGGCGGCAGTGGCCGTGCTGGCCGCCGTTGTGGCCGCCTTGTTCTATTCGCCGCTGACCAGATCGGACCTTTGGGAAAGTTTCTCGCGCACTGCGATCCTGACGGGATCGATCTTCATGATCCTGTGCGCGGTGGCGGCATTCGGACATCTTGCGGCGCTGGAACGCATCCCGCAGGCCATCGCCGGTCTGGTCGAGCAGATGGGCCTCGGGCCGGTCGGTTTCCTGCTGGTGATGAACCTGATCTTCATTTTAGCCGGCATGGTGATGGACGTGCCCGTGGCGCTGGCGCTACTGGTGCCACTGCTGGCCCCCGTGGCGCTGGCCAACGGGGCAGACCCGGTGCATCTGGGCATCGTCATCTGCTTCAACCTCAGCATCGGGCTGGTCTCGCCGCCGCTTGGCAGTTGCCTGTTGATCGTCTCGACCGTCACCGGCGTGGACTACTGGAAGCTGGCCCGCAAGGTCCTGCCCTTTCTGGCGGCCGAACTGGTGGTGCTGGGCATCCTTGTCTTCACCCCCGAAATCAGCCTCTGGCTACCCCGCACGCTGGGTCTGTGGAAATGA
- a CDS encoding DUF7713 domain-containing protein, translating to MWKVNFKLGPEIDTLSDREILEMFNDVIAAQEANIADPANRPIEIPKGRPQIEWLDDVKQWSARGHVLKCEVSDNEDGGLVVYIDDKELDADAFMQLIRPFAGWGMRITFMDQSQIHDEPDVIVRDPDDDN from the coding sequence TTGTGGAAAGTAAATTTCAAGCTTGGTCCAGAAATCGATACTTTGTCCGATCGTGAAATCCTTGAGATGTTCAATGATGTCATTGCAGCCCAAGAGGCCAATATCGCCGATCCGGCCAATCGACCGATTGAAATCCCGAAAGGACGGCCGCAAATCGAATGGCTTGACGATGTTAAGCAATGGTCAGCGCGCGGTCATGTCCTGAAATGTGAGGTGTCAGATAACGAGGATGGTGGTCTTGTCGTGTATATCGATGACAAGGAGTTGGATGCCGACGCGTTCATGCAATTGATCAGGCCGTTCGCAGGATGGGGCATGCGCATCACCTTCATGGACCAATCCCAAATCCATGATGAACCGGATGTGATTGTGCGTGACCCAGATGACGACAACTGA